Sequence from the Verrucomicrobiota bacterium genome:
TTTTTCGCCAGACTTCGTTGCTTGCTCCTTACAGATCCACTTCGGGATATGCTCGTCGCTCGCGCCTCGTCTGGCCGAAAAATCCCTTGCCGCGAACGTGAGCGTATTTATGAAATGGACCACTTAGGAAGTTTCAGGCACACGGTGCCCAGGGTCATTCACCGAACAGCTAACCCAAACCCCACCTTTGCCTATGCCCGTCTTCTTTCGATGCAAAAACTGCGGACAGGAACACGTCAGCCCCCTGTATTTCCCGGATGAACGCTCGTTCACGGCGGATCACCTCGGCACGATGACCCTCCCGTGCCCGGTCACCTGCAAGACCGGGCCGTACGATAAGCGCAATATGTACTGGGTCCGAAACGAAAAAAAACTGGCGGCTTCAGTGCGGTAAGAAGGACCGCCAGATGATTCTATCTGTCGTGAAGGGGAAGGCGAGCAAGAAGGAGTTTCGCCGCCAATTCCGGCGCTCGCTCCGTCGCTGCGTCAACAACGGGATTTCCGTCGAGGAATGCTTCGGCATCGTCTGGGAAGAAATGGTGGAGGAAACTGACCTCCCCGAATCGGAACATCCGAAGCTTTATGGGGAGCTGCTCGCCTGGGCCAGGCAGTTCAGAGGTAAAGGTTGACGCGGCGCGGCGAGCGAAGCCGTCGAAGCGTTGGAGTGTTAGAGCGTTTCCATGGGTCAAATCGTTTCCGCTTTCTTCACCCTGTAACGCTTCAACGCTATTATAACGCTCTAACGCCTTCAACGCGCCCAAGGGAGATTCCCGTTTGCCCTCTGCCGTGCGTTTGCTTAGATTAGCAGTGTTACGCCGCAATATCATGAGCCCGACGCGACTGTTTTTGACCGCCACGTTGTTTTTCTGTCCGTGTGCCTGGTTCTCAGAGCAATTATTTGCCGCACCGGCGAAAGTCGATTTCAACCGCGACATCCGCGCCATTCTCTCCGATCATTGCTACGCCTGCCACGGTCCGGATGAAAAGGCGCGCAAAGCCGGACTGCGGCTCGACCTCAAACGATTTGCTTTCACTCCCGCCAAATCCGGTGCGATCGCGGTGGTTCCTGGCGACTTGAACAAGAGCGAGTTGGTCCGCCGCATCACCACGGATAACGAGGACGACCTGATGCCTCCGGCGAAGAAAGGCGGAAAGCCGCTTTCGCCAAAGCAAATCGATCTGCTCAAGCAATGGGTCGCGGAAGGCGCAGATTGGCAAGAGCATTGGGCTTATGTGAAGCCTCGTCGAATCGACCCGCCCGAAACCAAAAGCAAGACCTGGCCGAGGAACGAGATTGATCGTTTCGTCCTGGATCGGCTGGAGCAAGCAGGCCTGGAGCCGTCCCGCGAAGCTCCGAAGGAAAAGCTGCTCCGCCGGGCCATTCTCGATCTGACAGGCCTTCCGCCAACCGTTGAGGAGATCGACGCCTTTTTGGCTGATGAAACTCCCGAAGCTTACGAGAAGGTTGTGGATCGCTTGCTCAAATCCAAAGCCCACGGCGAACGTCAGGCCATGTTCTGGCTGGACCTGGCGCGATACGGCGAGACCCAGGGATATCATCACGACAACCATCGCGACATGTGGCATTGGCGGGATTGGGTGATCAAAGCCTTCAATGACAACATGCGCTTTGACCAGTTCACCATCGAACAGTTGGCCGGCGACCTCTTGCCCAAACCGACTCGCGAGCAGCTCATCGCCACCGGGTTTCACCGGAATGAAATGACCACCTCCGAAGGCGGCGCGCTGCCGGAGGAATACTCGGTCAAATACGTCGTGGGCCGCGTCGATACCACGGCCCGCGTCTGGATGGGAACCTCAATGGCCTGCGCCGAATGCCATGATCACAAATACGATCCGATCACCCAGAAGGATTACTATCAGTTCTTCGCGTTCTTCAACTCTGTCCCAGAGGGCGGACTCGATGCCCAATTGAATCCCGTGCCGAGAGTGGAACTGAAATCCACCGAGCACGAGCAGCGGCTCGCCCAGTTCAACGCAGAAATCGCCGCGCTCGAACTCGCCCATCGAAAAATCGTCGCGGAGACCAATGCGACCTGGGCCGCGGGTCAGGAACAATGGGCGAAGCGCCATCGAGAAAAGAACATCGATAACTGGGGGCCACTCCTGGCTACCGAGTTGGCCTCCCAGAACGGCGCGAAACTGTGCGCCTCGGCGGATAACTCCGTCTCGGTCACGGGCGCCACACCGGATCAAGACACCTACCAACTCCGCCTGTTCACACCCGCCAACGCGATTTCCGGCGTTCGACTGGAAGCATTGCCGGCAGCGGAGTCGGCGCATGGGAAAGCCGGTCGCAGCGAAAACGGCGAGTTCATTCTGACGCGCGTCGAAATGACCGCTCGCAGCGCGAACCCGGAAAGAGCCAAGAGCAATTTCCAGAAGGTTGAGATGGCTCCGTGGAAGCGGTTGGGCCCCTTCGCAGCGTCATCAAAGAAGGAAGCCTTCGACAAAGACTTTGGCCCGGAACACGGCGTGGATTTGAAGGCAACTTACCAGGAAGGCCACGTAAAATGGGAGAACGCGAGCGACTTGAAAGACGGGGAAGTCACTGCGCTGCCGGGCACGGAGTCCGCGTTTTATTTTTTCCGGACCGTGCACGCTCCGGAAGCACAGCGCGTCGAGTTGCGCCTGGGCAGCGGTGGCAGCGTGAAAGTGTGGTTGAACGGAAGATTGGTTCACAACCGAGACTCGAACCGAACTGCCGCCGCAGATCAGGATAAGATCCAGGCGCGCCTGGCGCCCGGAGAAAACAAACTGCTCGTCAAGGTGGCGAACGCGAGTGAGAAGGGCGGATTCTATTTCCGCCTCGGATCCGAACCTGTGCTGGTACACGCGGTCACGATTGCGGCCGCGGCCGCCGACGCGAGTCGCGGCGGTTACCCGATCAACGGCGTGCTCGACG
This genomic interval carries:
- a CDS encoding DUF1553 domain-containing protein, producing MSPTRLFLTATLFFCPCAWFSEQLFAAPAKVDFNRDIRAILSDHCYACHGPDEKARKAGLRLDLKRFAFTPAKSGAIAVVPGDLNKSELVRRITTDNEDDLMPPAKKGGKPLSPKQIDLLKQWVAEGADWQEHWAYVKPRRIDPPETKSKTWPRNEIDRFVLDRLEQAGLEPSREAPKEKLLRRAILDLTGLPPTVEEIDAFLADETPEAYEKVVDRLLKSKAHGERQAMFWLDLARYGETQGYHHDNHRDMWHWRDWVIKAFNDNMRFDQFTIEQLAGDLLPKPTREQLIATGFHRNEMTTSEGGALPEEYSVKYVVGRVDTTARVWMGTSMACAECHDHKYDPITQKDYYQFFAFFNSVPEGGLDAQLNPVPRVELKSTEHEQRLAQFNAEIAALELAHRKIVAETNATWAAGQEQWAKRHREKNIDNWGPLLATELASQNGAKLCASADNSVSVTGATPDQDTYQLRLFTPANAISGVRLEALPAAESAHGKAGRSENGEFILTRVEMTARSANPERAKSNFQKVEMAPWKRLGPFAASSKKEAFDKDFGPEHGVDLKATYQEGHVKWENASDLKDGEVTALPGTESAFYFFRTVHAPEAQRVELRLGSGGSVKVWLNGRLVHNRDSNRTAAADQDKIQARLAPGENKLLVKVANASEKGGFYFRLGSEPVLVHAVTIAAAAADASRGGYPINGVLDELIETGWSIDAGNDDAKEPHYAWFRFADPVGFSEGTELEVRLIFDAPVPRKSLARFRLAMTASDDLPAFFALPENLRALLLADTARRTLAQNLELQRYYREQSVPEARDLVKVLNERRGERQKFQESIPVAMVMQEMEKPRATHLLIRGEYNRPGEVVATGVPEAILRWDDKLPKNRLGLAKWLLHAEHPLTSRVVVNQFWQQHFGAGLVKTSEDFGAQGERPSHPELLDWLATEFVRSGWDMKHMHRLIVTSAAYRQDAATSPAHQQKDPGNRWLAHFPRQRLEAEAIRDLAMSVSGLLHPQIGGPSVFPFQPPGLWEQVAFEGTRTWEQNLSKGTNNYRRGLYVYWRRSIPYASFVTFDAPSRETCTVRRPRTNTPLQALAVMNDPVYVEAARSFGLRIMQQGGASVADRVRYAFRVCLGRSPTAAELDRITKAFDAELDHFLKHRADANQLVHVGATPPPANVDVIELAAWTLIGQVLLNLDETITKG